A region of bacterium DNA encodes the following proteins:
- a CDS encoding DUF962 domain-containing protein, whose product MKTLSEQMAFYSAYHRDARNKATHFVGVPMLIFSFLIPMGWLRFHIVEWDITLATIFAVSVLLYYYALDMVLALAMTVLVGFIYYFADKVSQMEMMTSLIVFISTFVAGWVIQLIGHAIEGRRPALVDNLFQIFVAPIFLMAEVFFAIGLKKNVEAEVEKLVVNHLPASK is encoded by the coding sequence ATGAAAACTTTGTCAGAACAAATGGCTTTTTATTCAGCGTATCATCGTGATGCCCGTAATAAAGCGACGCATTTCGTCGGAGTACCGATGCTGATTTTTTCTTTTTTGATTCCGATGGGCTGGTTACGTTTTCATATCGTGGAATGGGATATTACACTGGCGACGATTTTTGCTGTGTCAGTCCTGCTGTATTATTATGCGCTTGATATGGTATTGGCTTTGGCTATGACCGTATTGGTTGGTTTCATTTATTATTTTGCCGATAAAGTTTCGCAAATGGAAATGATGACTTCACTGATTGTTTTTATTTCAACGTTCGTAGCAGGATGGGTCATTCAATTGATCGGTCATGCGATCGAAGGGCGCCGGCCGGCGCTTGTGGATAATTTATTTCAGATTTTTGTGGCGCCTATCTTTTTAATGGCGGAAGTCTTTTTTGCGATTGGATTAAAGAAAAACGTTGAAGCAGAAGTAGAGAAATTGGTGGTAAATCATTTGCCCGCATCGAAATAG
- a CDS encoding ATP-binding cassette domain-containing protein — protein sequence MLHLVNLTVDFGGRALFEGLNWHIRHKDRVALIGANGVGKSTLMKIICREFTPTSGEVVHSKELTVGYLPQDGLHAHGKTLIAETMTAFAEIMDVHDRMKSIEHQLASLDHESEAYMELIHRYGDLQHRLESLDGFSIEAKAARILTGLGFKEIDFEKPCENFSGGWQMRIALAKLLLQNPDLLLLDEPTNHLDIESIEWFENYLKNYEGSVLLISHDRYFINAVCDRITELERRQLLDYFGDYEHYEEEKILAEERLLSAYERQQDELKRVQVFIDRFRYKASKARQVQSRVKMLDRMDKIQLPEEERKAVNFRFPQPIKSGRVVLEIEDVHKSYGDKEVLRGISFTLERGEKVALIGVNGAGKSTLVKMIAGAEPVSHGEIKLGYNVSLEYFAQQQAEKLNIQNTVYEEITSASVSHTPVILRTILGAFLFSGDDANKKVNVLSGGERSRLAFAKMLLNPANFIILDEPTNHIDAQTKDILQGALADYEGTLLIVSHDRYFLDNLVNKVIEVKNGRIKTYLGNYSDYHVKKENEMTEQQLLQTAAKSSGKNSAKEQRLVQKEEQKKVTAEHRKSEKKLSEIEQKIQKQEELKLRLETQLADPELYKNPGKAKQIQIDYQKTGEQIAALYHEWEILAGKIESPEA from the coding sequence ATGCTTCATTTAGTTAATCTTACCGTTGATTTCGGCGGACGCGCGTTATTTGAGGGTCTCAACTGGCATATTCGCCACAAAGACCGTGTCGCCTTGATCGGAGCCAACGGCGTCGGCAAATCAACCTTGATGAAAATCATCTGCCGCGAATTTACACCTACTTCCGGCGAGGTTGTTCACTCCAAAGAACTCACCGTTGGTTACCTTCCTCAGGACGGCCTGCACGCGCACGGAAAAACATTGATCGCCGAAACCATGACGGCATTTGCTGAAATCATGGATGTTCACGACCGGATGAAATCGATCGAACATCAGTTGGCTTCACTTGACCATGAATCCGAAGCATACATGGAATTGATTCACCGCTACGGCGATCTTCAACACAGGCTTGAAAGCCTCGACGGATTTTCGATCGAAGCCAAAGCCGCGCGGATTTTGACGGGACTTGGTTTCAAAGAAATTGATTTTGAGAAGCCGTGTGAAAATTTCAGCGGCGGCTGGCAAATGCGTATTGCTTTAGCCAAATTGCTTTTGCAAAATCCCGACTTGTTGCTGCTGGACGAACCGACCAACCATCTCGATATCGAATCCATTGAATGGTTCGAAAATTATCTCAAAAACTATGAAGGCTCCGTCCTGCTCATTTCCCACGACCGGTATTTTATCAATGCCGTTTGTGACCGGATCACGGAATTGGAACGCCGGCAACTCCTCGATTATTTCGGAGATTACGAGCATTATGAAGAGGAAAAAATCCTCGCCGAAGAGCGTTTGCTCTCTGCTTATGAACGGCAACAGGATGAATTGAAACGCGTACAGGTTTTTATCGACCGCTTCCGATACAAAGCTTCGAAGGCTCGCCAGGTCCAAAGTCGCGTCAAAATGCTGGATCGGATGGATAAAATTCAACTGCCTGAAGAAGAACGTAAAGCGGTTAACTTCCGTTTTCCTCAACCTATCAAAAGCGGCCGCGTCGTTCTGGAAATTGAAGATGTCCACAAATCTTACGGTGATAAAGAAGTTCTGCGGGGAATCAGTTTCACTCTCGAACGCGGCGAGAAAGTGGCGCTGATCGGCGTCAATGGCGCCGGTAAATCGACTTTAGTGAAAATGATCGCGGGAGCCGAACCTGTCAGTCACGGCGAAATCAAATTAGGTTATAATGTCTCGCTGGAATATTTTGCGCAACAGCAGGCTGAGAAATTAAATATTCAAAACACAGTGTATGAAGAAATTACTTCAGCATCCGTGTCGCATACTCCGGTTATTTTACGAACTATTCTCGGCGCATTCTTATTTTCAGGCGATGATGCCAATAAAAAAGTCAATGTATTGAGCGGCGGCGAGCGATCGCGTTTGGCTTTTGCCAAAATGCTGCTCAATCCGGCCAATTTTATCATTTTAGACGAACCAACCAATCACATCGATGCTCAGACAAAAGACATCCTGCAGGGCGCGCTGGCCGATTACGAAGGCACGCTGCTGATCGTTTCGCACGATCGGTATTTCCTCGATAACCTGGTGAACAAAGTCATTGAAGTTAAAAACGGCAGGATCAAAACCTATCTCGGCAACTACAGCGATTACCACGTCAAAAAAGAAAATGAAATGACCGAACAGCAGCTATTGCAAACCGCCGCGAAAAGTTCGGGAAAAAATTCGGCCAAAGAACAGCGGCTTGTCCAAAAAGAAGAACAGAAAAAAGTAACGGCTGAACATCGCAAAAGTGAAAAAAAATTATCTGAAATCGAACAGAAAATTCAAAAACAAGAAGAACTCAAACTCCGTTTAGAAACGCAACTGGCCGATCCTGAATTGTACAAAAACCCCGGCAAGGCTAAACAGATTCAAATCGATTATCAGAAAACCGGCGAGCAAATTGCGGCACTGTATCATGAATGGGAAATACTGGCGGGAAAAATAGAAAGCCCTGAAGCTTAA